In the Topomyia yanbarensis strain Yona2022 chromosome 3, ASM3024719v1, whole genome shotgun sequence genome, one interval contains:
- the LOC131693781 gene encoding uncharacterized protein LOC131693781, which translates to MITSSASEPVEDCQIIKKIGENHVLLAVQIPSPPERDPEKAASISLNGHKLTAHRNQLKMIHQQRGQSKVFITMGMKESEKLARSISEDDDLLGLPDVPMIPENIQSEKKHHVLIRSPVMTRSKAASTN; encoded by the exons ATGATTACTTCCAGTGCGAGCGAACCGGTTGAAGATTgccaaataataaaaaaaatcggagaGAACCACGTGCTACTGGCCGTCCAAATACCATCACCGCCAGAGAGAGATCCCGAGAAAGCTGCATCG ATATCTCTGAATGGTCATAAGCTCACAGCTCATCGAAATCAATTGAAGATGATTCACCAACAGCGTGGTCAGTCAAAAGTGTTCATAACCATGGGCATGAAAGAATCCGAGAAGCTTGCCAGAAGTATTTCGGAAGATGACGACCTCCTAGGGTTGCCGGATGTTCCTATGATACCAGAAAATATCCAATCGGAGAAAAAGCATCATGTGTTGATACGTAGTCCTGTTATGACGAGATCGAAGGCCGCATCAACCAACTGA